The DNA region GCAGGCAAGTTAAAACCGGAGGCGTACCCTCTGGGTACGTTGAGGATTTTGGCGAGCCGAGAACGACGCGAGAGGTCGTTTTCAGCATCCTGGTTGGAGGCCCGCCCGCCCTTCGATGACTCAATACGCATAGGAATCTGGCCCTTCTATCGCCCGGCCTGCGAAAGCGACCTGAATCATTCAAAAAGCCAAAGGGTTAGGCTAGGGAAGCGTCATTGTACGGGGGCGGAAGAAGGATATTCAAGGGCAGGCATAATCGGAAAGACAGCCCTACGCCACGAGGAAATTCACCAGCCATGCTCGCTCTATCCATGGATAGCACCAATGCCCCCTACCCGTCTTTCGCTCCAGTCCCTGCGCACAGGAGAGCGGAGGGCAGAATGCTTGACAGAGGCAGGCATAATCCGCAATCGTGCCTCAACACCACGAATCATCATACCGACTTGTTTACAAGGCAGGCATACCTATGGAAATCAAGATCGTCCGTGACGCCATTACCAAAGCGGAACTGAACGAGATGGCGAAACAGCAGTTTGGCGATATGGTCAAGGCTGTCGTCGACGTGGAACATCGCATTATAGCGATCGGCGGAGAACTGCATTCGGACGAAGAGGCGATGCTCCTCGATCATGGGTCGGCACAGAAAAACCTCTGGGGAATCAATCTCTACCCCGAACAGCCGGTCACCGAATGGATCGAGTTCGACTCCATGATCAATGTGCGCCCCTCAAGCGGAAACCGTTCCCGAAACGTCGAACAGGCCGAGATCCGCGAGACCATCGCCGCAATCGTCAATCAATTGGCCAAGGAGTAAGCGCATGTCACACGCCCATACGGATCTCGCGGCAGGCCGATGGCAGACCATGTCACTCATGGAACAGCTGGCGAATGTCGGGAGCGATGTGGCGCGCGCGCGTCGCTGGCAGGAGAAAGATCCAGGGCTTTCCGAAAAGGCATTTATCCGCGCCTTAGAGCTACTCGACCTATCGATCGGGGATGCCCGCTGGAAAGGCCGCAGAAAAGAACTCACACGTGTGCGCGAGATGCTCTGTGATGCGATGTCTGGAGGCTTCGCATACAACAGCGATCTGGCTGGTCTGGACCGCTACTTCCTCCACTTCGCCGTCGCGGCGAGAGCCGGCCGTTAAGAAGCCCCCTCTCGGCCTACACCAGACCGGCGCGGAATCGCAGGCTCCATGACTCAGGGCTCATCGCTCACCATTCCGCGTTGCCCAACTGGCAGACTTTTTCAGCATCTCGCTAGAGAGCTGGTCCTTCTTTCACCAACCTGCGAATGAAGCCACCGCGCCAAGAGCGGAAAGGGGCAGCTAGACGGTCCTCCGTGCTCGCTGAGGCCCCACGATAAAAATGGATGGATGACACCCGCGTCGATCCCTTGCTCCCGGAGCGCGCACGATCAGAATGGGCGCGCGCACGATGGGAACCTGCCAGGCCACCCCTCCAAATATCCACGGTACCGATAGAACGGAGAGATAAAGGAGGCACGCACTACTACTCCCACTTTGTAGTGATGGATAAACCATGTCCTTTGCCGTAAACTTGCCAAGAATGGATTGCCGAGACTGCCTCGCCATGCCACCGAAAATCTAGGCAGACTTACCAGCTAGCCCTCAATGTAAAAGGATTGACCAATGGGAAAAAATGGAAATGCACACCCCTACATTCCTAGCGCGGGAATGATAGTCCAAACATTTACGCAACTCCGGAAAATGTTCCCTGCAAAAGT from Nitrospirota bacterium includes:
- a CDS encoding DUF5674 family protein → MEIKIVRDAITKAELNEMAKQQFGDMVKAVVDVEHRIIAIGGELHSDEEAMLLDHGSAQKNLWGINLYPEQPVTEWIEFDSMINVRPSSGNRSRNVEQAEIRETIAAIVNQLAKE